A genome region from Clupea harengus chromosome 7, Ch_v2.0.2, whole genome shotgun sequence includes the following:
- the fgf17 gene encoding fibroblast growth factor 17, with amino-acid sequence MYGINQRYFYLSFHFFVVWCHAQGENHPSPNFNQYVREQGTLTDQLSRRQVRIYQLYSRTSGKHVQIQGKRVTATAEDGNSFARLYVETDTFGSRVRIKGAESGRYLCMNRRGKLVGKASGRGRDCIFTEIVLENNYTAFQNGKYEGWYMAFTRKGRPIKASKTRQNQREVHFIKRLHKGPPPFPNTDRLKHFEFISFPPTRRAKRNKKSHEVQ; translated from the exons ATGTATGGGATCAATCAGCGCTATTTTTACTT ATCTTTTCACTTCTTCGTGGTGTGGTGCCATGCACAG GGGGAGAATCACCCTTCTCCTAATTTTAACCAGTATGTGAGGGAACAGGGGACGTTGACGGACCAGCTCAGCCGGCGGCAGGTCCGAATCTACCAGCTCTACAGCCGGACCAGCGGAAAGCACGTCCAGATACAGGGAAAGAGAGTCACCGCTACTGCTGAGGATGGCAACAGTTTTG caAGGTTGTACGTGGAGACTGACACTTTCGGCAGCAGGGTTCGCATTAAAGGTGCTGAGAGTGGGCGATACCTATGTATGAATCGTCGTGGGAAACTGGTTGGAAAG GCCagtgggagaggcagagactgTATCTTCACAGAGATTGTCCTGGAGAACAACTACACAGCCTTCCAGAATGGCAAGTATGAGGGCTGGTACATGGCCTTCACCAGGAAAGGCAGGCCCATCAAAGCCTCCAAGACCAGGCAAAACCAAAGAGAGGTGCATTTCATCAAGAGACTTCATAAGGGTCCCCCGCCGTTCCCCAACACAGACCGACTCAAACATTTTGAGTTCATCAGTTTCCCACCAACACGTCGAGCCAAGCGGAACAAGAAGTCTCACGAAGTTCAATGA